The following are encoded in a window of Carya illinoinensis cultivar Pawnee chromosome 15, C.illinoinensisPawnee_v1, whole genome shotgun sequence genomic DNA:
- the LOC122296573 gene encoding uncharacterized protein LOC122296573: MDKSWMQISDRFGSQEYAEGIKGFLTLARTYATSSEIRCPCVRCSNNYFLLISQVERHLFIKGIDKNYTTWIFHGEEEDLIISDDDDNVHEVDEDDDFIDEVDVMLRDIRAGGFPDVPISNSFHASGSTSVDTFSSQTFDQLLADSRRPLYEGCTKYSKLSFTVKLLHIKTLGGWSVKSFDMLLHLLKSAFPNALLPNSYQESRNLEKGLGFTYTKIHVCPNDCILYWRENLDKDECPKCKLSRWKFSNTKKRRIPQKVLRHFPLKPRLQRLFMSQKTSVDMRWHKDQRVIQQDILSHPADSEVWMTFDQEHAWFAEDPRNVRLGLASDGFNPFNNLAKPYSVWPVILVPYNLPPWLCMKDPFFITSLLIPGPRSPGNEIDVYLQPLIDELIDLWDNGVDTYDAKGKETFRLHAALLWTINDFPAYGNLSGWSTKGKMACPSCKEETDSMWLPYSRKHCYMGHRRFLPPGHIWRKKKTIFNGCAEHRDPPTMYSGEDVLIQLQNIPDANFGKAIKKRKRTTEEFNWTKKSIFFQLPYWSTIKIRHNLDVMHIEKNICDNILGTLMNISGKTKDHPNARRDLSTLNIREELHLIQDGQRIRMPQACYTLYGSERTGFCNWLHGVKFPDGFASNIARCVSVSDCKISGMKSHDCHIFMQRLLPVAISGYLRQDVRLALTELSTFFKELCARTCKKEVLARLQSDIVVILCKLEMIFPPTFFDIMVHLAYHLPREALLAGPVQYRWMYPFERYLGKFKRYVKNKAYPEGSIVEAYIHVECLNFCSMYLHDVETRFNPPKRNVDEGEEGVREGLSVFSQKVRPMGFASRHQIDDDAFIKARWYVLNNCTEIGEYIK; this comes from the coding sequence ATGGACAAGAGTTGGATGCAAATCTCTGATAGATTTGGATCTCAGGAATATGCTGAAGGAATAAAGGGGTTCCTTACCTTGGCCCGAACTTATGCTACAAGTTCGGAAATTCGCTGCCCATGTGTCCGATGTTCAAATAATTACTTCCTACTTATAAGTCAAGTAGAAAGACACTTGTTCattaaaggtattgacaagaatTACACGACATGGATTTTTCAtggtgaagaagaagatttaatcataagtgatgatgatgataatgtacaTGAagttgatgaagatgatgactTCATTGATGAAGTTGATGTTATGTTACGAGATATTCGGGCTGGGGGATTTCCTGATGTTCCCATAAGCAATTCATTCCATGCTTCGGGTTCCACATCGGTCGATACCTTTTCATCTCAGACTTTTGACCAGCTGTTGGCTGATTCCCGGCGTCCTCTTTATGAAGGTTGTACAAAGTATTCTAAACTATCATTCACTGTCAAGTTGCTGcacattaaaacacttggtggTTGGAGTGTAAAGTCTTTCGACATGCTTTTACACTTGTTGAAATCGGCTTTTCCCAATGCCCTTTTGCCAAATTCATATCAAGAATCACGTAACTTGGAAAAAGGGCTGGGCTTTACTTACACCAAGATACATGTTTGTCCGAATGACTGCATACTTTATTGGAGGGAAAATTTGGATAAAGATGAGTGCCCGAAATGTAAACTTTCAAGGTGGAAATTTAGCAACACTAAGAAGAGGCGAATTCCTCAAAAGGTTTTAAGACATTTTCCGTTAAAGCCAAGGTTGCAGAGATTGTTTATGTCACAAAAAACATCAGTTGATATGCGGTGGCACAAGGATCAGCGTGTCATTCAGCAAGATATTCTAAGtcatcctgctgactctgagGTGTGGATGACATTTGATCAAGAGCATGCTTGGTTCGCAGAAGATCCAAGAAATGTCAGGCTTGGTTTAGCTAGCGATGGTTTcaacccatttaataatttggctaaaccTTATAGCGTATGGCCAGTGATTCTTGTCCCTTACAACTTACCTCCGTGGTTGTGCATGAAGGATCCATTTTTTATCACTTCACTCTTGATTCCTGGACCAagatcaccaggaaatgaaatcgATGTTTATCTTCAGCCTTTGATAGATGAATTGATTGATCTATGGGATAATGGTGTTGATACATACGATGCAAAGGGCAAAGAGACTTTCAGATTGCATGCAGCATTGCTATGGACAATCAACGACTTTCCTGCTTATGGAAACCTCTCCGggtggagtactaaggggaagatGGCATGTCCATCGTGCAAGGAAGAAACAGATTCGATGTGGTTGCCGTATAGCCGAAAGCATTGTTACATGGGTCATCGCCGATTCTTGCCACCGGGCCATatctggagaaagaaaaagactatTTTTAATGGGTGTGCAGAGCATCGTGATCCACCTACAATGTATTCAGGAGAAGATGTACTCATTCAACTCCAAAATATTCCTGATGCAAATTTTGGCAAagctataaagaaaagaaagcgtaCCACAGAGGAGTTCAATTGGACCAAGAAAAGTATCTTCTTTCAATTGCCATATTGGTCGACTATAAAGAttagacataatctagatgtaATGCACATTGAGAAGAACATATGTGACAACATCTTAGGAACTTTGATGAATATCTCTGGCAAAACTAAAGATCATCCTAATGCACGTCGTGACCTTTCCACTCTCAATATAAGGGAGGAGTTACACCTTATTCAGGATGGACAACGCATTCGTATGCCACAAGCATGTTATACGTTGTATGGATCTGAGCGGACTGGTTTTTGTAATTGGTTGCACGGTGTGAAATTCCCGGATGGTTTCGCTTCAAACATTGCCAGATGTGTTAGTGTAAGTGACTGCAAAATCTCGgggatgaaaagtcatgattgccaTATTTTCATGCAAAGATTACTTCCTGTTGCAATTTCTGGATACTTACGCCAAGATGTACGGTTGGCACTAACTGAGCTAAGCACTTTCTTCAAGGAATTGTGTGCTAGAACATGTAAGAAGGAGGTCTTAGCGCGGCTTCAATCTGATATCGTCGTTATTCTTTGcaagcttgagatgatttttccgCCTACCTTTTTCGACATAATGGTGCACTTAGCCTATCACTTGCCACGTGAGGCCTTGCTTGCAGGGCCagttcaatataggtggatgtatcctttcGAGAGATATCTCGGAAAATTCAAgagatatgttaagaataaggcCTACCCGGAAGGTTCAATAGTTGAGGCCTATATCCATGTTGAATGCTTGAATTTTTGTTCCATGTACCTCCATGATGTTGAAACTAGATTCAATCCTCCTAAACGTAACGTCGATGAAGGAGAAGAGGGTGTACGAGAGGGACTATCTGTTTTTTCACAGAAGGTGCGACCCATGGGTTTTGCATCACGTCACCAAATAGACGATGATGCTTTTATAAAAGCCAGATGGTATGTTCTTAATAACTGCACAGAGATTGGAGAATACATAAAGTAA